Proteins from one Deltaproteobacteria bacterium genomic window:
- a CDS encoding ATP-grasp domain-containing protein yields MTEQNFSRIVILNRGEAAIRFMRAASTWSKTYDQPLETVALYTAPESSALFVRQAAHAVALGDAMVKHPAGGMRSAYLDIDRMIALIKENGATAVWPGWGFLAESAEFAEACENNGIKFVGPSAKSIRLLGDKVEAKALAERHGVPVTGWSNGVVRDVAHAKELAKKIGYPLLIKASAGGGGRGIRIVHEDAGLAEAFESASNEAASAFGNADCLMEQLVPEARHVEVQVIADQHGTVWAMGTRDCSVQRRHQKLIEEAPAPGLSPELEASICNAAVAVAKASEYEGAGTAEFLLVPSTGEFYFLEMNTRLQVEHTITEEIYGVDLAVQQILVAQGEKLPSDKPPLPRGTAIELRLNAENPDDHFTPSAGGIVRFESPQGPGIRVDSGFAAGDVVPTEFDSNIAKVIAWGANRREAWARLQTVLRDTVVAIEGGPTNRALLMELICSPALRAGPVTTKWLDGYLEERPAMSERSRLDIALGAASIGDHLRSRRGSVLNFLSEAQRGLPRRVSGPGATRLKYMVDGRPLAVTVATLGPSHYRVTCGEQIIELYARNTGDRTMVLEESSGERHTVIRIGTPSAVHVDVDGVACSFTRTSGGEVLAPIPAAVTRVHVEVGDKVKVGDRLVTLEVMKMESAVLSTQSGIVQEVNVGPAMHVAAGDLMLNIEAEADDDEDEIEPLLPLTGEQTVLSSLDLLRNTLLGYDLDEFEVDTAVTALEKGELEVTREQLTELIEVVLLQESLFLRGAFDDARNESGDASQDQLIGFIRHPIGDEDQLSEIFQERLVDFLAMHDVTGLRRSFQTEAALLRLFQSHYVPGRFHRLFFAVFDAMSRAKVEDDSTQERMRCRNLFERFAHFTVSTNRRLAQAVWQAIYVLFDGPRLQKDLAAEDHEAAGLLSRLVDPNEDEKSLAEARRLLVEMPLAPLLGLVAGVSQRPHNHRLTLLGGLLEHVHQVAATKLTEQTVDEVASYSFVRDDQSAFAGALIYEPSHLQVGATIAGQMSEMDLFLAFEPPEGQLREVFENIEGPKRVTCLWGNSESGLTARTFLRQGDKLIEKELYRDLHPNRDIVHELDRWEKFDLTRIPAPAGIILMNAKARDGSGDERLVAVGEIERFDPQPGINDPSTLYLPSFERVYLNAIYGISQALTLSGYGPFRDKKSNRNRMVWNRISLIFKPVVTLTQDDMASIAKRLSPWAPGLGLEKVVVMANFVKEGQPEEEARFMAVEWSDPTSRGSMLSIVKPWQRPHRVLSSYEQRVVEARRANKFFPYELVRTLTSDETGAGFGKGTFEELDLSEDGQRLISVKERPWGENQANLVVGKINNIHARFPAGLERILIIGDPTRSMGALAEPECARVIAAIDMAEAEEIPVEWVPISSGAKIAFDSGTENLDWTARVLKRIIQFTQKGGVMNIIVDGVCVGAQSYWNAEATMLNHCRGALIMTGQGCMLLTGKRALEFSGSVAAPTNNGIGGLEDIMGPNGEAQYAAADLKEAYDILFRHYDFTYVPRGSRYVPLVNTEDPLHRALNATPYLGEESFDQVGDIFSSSRNPGRKQPFSIREVMGAVLDRDVE; encoded by the coding sequence ATGACTGAGCAAAACTTTTCACGCATTGTCATCTTAAACCGTGGTGAAGCCGCAATTCGTTTTATGCGAGCTGCGAGTACCTGGTCCAAAACATACGATCAGCCTCTCGAGACGGTAGCACTGTATACCGCCCCGGAAAGTTCGGCGCTTTTCGTGCGTCAGGCGGCCCATGCTGTGGCGCTTGGCGACGCGATGGTAAAGCATCCCGCGGGTGGCATGAGATCGGCTTATCTAGACATCGATCGAATGATTGCACTGATCAAAGAAAACGGCGCGACGGCGGTCTGGCCCGGTTGGGGTTTCTTGGCCGAGAGTGCTGAGTTTGCTGAAGCGTGTGAAAACAACGGCATCAAGTTCGTGGGTCCTTCCGCAAAGTCGATTCGCCTCCTTGGTGATAAAGTAGAAGCGAAAGCCTTGGCCGAGCGGCATGGGGTTCCAGTGACCGGCTGGTCCAACGGTGTTGTGCGTGATGTCGCGCATGCGAAAGAGCTGGCTAAAAAGATTGGCTACCCGCTCTTGATTAAAGCGAGCGCAGGCGGTGGTGGCCGAGGTATTCGAATCGTTCATGAAGATGCTGGCCTTGCAGAGGCTTTTGAGTCGGCTTCCAACGAGGCTGCCTCAGCTTTTGGTAACGCAGACTGTCTGATGGAGCAGTTGGTACCCGAGGCGCGCCATGTTGAAGTTCAGGTCATTGCAGACCAGCATGGAACTGTTTGGGCGATGGGAACGCGGGATTGCTCTGTGCAGCGCCGCCACCAAAAGCTTATAGAAGAGGCTCCAGCACCTGGTTTGAGTCCAGAGCTTGAGGCAAGTATTTGTAACGCGGCTGTAGCGGTAGCAAAGGCCTCTGAATACGAAGGAGCGGGAACAGCAGAGTTTCTCTTGGTTCCTTCGACCGGGGAATTCTATTTCTTGGAAATGAATACCCGTCTTCAGGTTGAGCACACGATTACCGAGGAAATTTATGGGGTCGATTTAGCGGTCCAGCAAATCCTTGTGGCACAAGGCGAGAAGTTACCTTCGGATAAGCCGCCTTTACCTCGCGGAACAGCCATTGAGCTGCGGCTCAACGCAGAGAACCCAGATGACCACTTTACACCTTCAGCCGGCGGTATCGTTCGTTTTGAATCTCCGCAGGGACCAGGTATTCGAGTGGATTCAGGTTTCGCCGCGGGTGATGTTGTTCCCACAGAATTCGATTCAAACATTGCAAAGGTCATCGCATGGGGCGCTAATCGCCGTGAAGCTTGGGCTCGTCTGCAGACAGTATTAAGAGATACTGTGGTTGCGATTGAAGGTGGTCCGACCAACCGTGCGCTCTTGATGGAATTGATTTGCAGTCCAGCGCTTCGAGCGGGGCCAGTTACAACTAAATGGCTTGATGGATATTTAGAAGAGCGCCCAGCGATGTCTGAGCGGTCGCGACTCGATATTGCATTGGGTGCGGCATCCATTGGAGACCACTTAAGAAGTCGCCGCGGCTCAGTTCTTAACTTTTTGAGCGAAGCACAACGTGGGCTTCCAAGAAGAGTGTCTGGCCCTGGAGCGACTCGGCTTAAGTACATGGTGGATGGACGTCCACTGGCAGTAACTGTTGCGACCTTGGGACCGAGTCATTACCGGGTTACTTGCGGTGAGCAAATCATTGAACTTTACGCGCGCAATACCGGTGACCGAACCATGGTGCTCGAAGAGAGCTCTGGCGAACGGCATACGGTTATAAGAATAGGTACACCGAGTGCAGTACATGTTGATGTTGACGGTGTTGCTTGCTCTTTCACCCGGACGTCAGGCGGCGAAGTGCTCGCACCGATTCCTGCTGCAGTAACCCGTGTTCATGTTGAAGTGGGAGACAAGGTAAAAGTTGGTGACCGTCTCGTAACTCTAGAAGTTATGAAGATGGAGTCGGCCGTACTCTCAACTCAAAGTGGTATCGTTCAAGAAGTAAATGTTGGGCCTGCTATGCACGTGGCTGCCGGCGATTTAATGCTCAATATTGAAGCAGAAGCGGATGATGACGAGGATGAAATCGAGCCGTTGCTACCTCTTACTGGAGAGCAAACTGTTCTTAGTAGCTTGGATCTTCTGCGCAACACTCTCTTGGGTTACGACCTCGATGAGTTTGAAGTTGATACAGCGGTAACTGCTCTGGAAAAAGGCGAGCTTGAGGTTACCCGGGAACAACTAACTGAACTGATCGAAGTGGTTCTCTTACAAGAATCTCTCTTTTTGCGAGGTGCCTTTGATGATGCTCGAAATGAGTCAGGCGACGCCTCACAGGATCAGCTGATTGGTTTTATTCGTCACCCAATTGGTGATGAAGACCAGCTCTCAGAAATATTCCAAGAGCGACTTGTCGACTTTCTGGCGATGCATGATGTGACCGGACTTCGTCGTTCTTTCCAGACTGAGGCGGCACTCTTACGACTTTTCCAAAGTCATTACGTTCCAGGGCGTTTTCACCGTCTGTTCTTTGCTGTTTTTGATGCAATGAGCCGAGCAAAAGTTGAAGACGATTCAACACAAGAGCGTATGCGTTGCCGAAACCTTTTCGAGCGATTTGCACACTTTACCGTGTCGACGAATCGCCGTCTTGCTCAAGCAGTTTGGCAAGCAATCTACGTTCTCTTTGATGGGCCACGCCTGCAAAAAGACTTAGCCGCAGAGGACCATGAGGCAGCAGGTTTGTTGTCACGCTTGGTTGATCCAAATGAAGATGAGAAATCGCTCGCAGAAGCAAGACGCCTCTTGGTTGAAATGCCATTGGCGCCGCTCTTGGGACTTGTTGCTGGGGTGTCCCAGCGGCCACACAATCATCGCTTAACTCTTTTGGGCGGACTGCTAGAGCATGTGCACCAAGTTGCGGCAACCAAGTTAACGGAGCAAACGGTTGACGAGGTTGCTAGCTATTCATTTGTTCGCGACGACCAGTCTGCATTTGCGGGCGCACTGATTTACGAACCGTCGCACTTGCAAGTTGGTGCGACCATTGCTGGGCAGATGAGCGAGATGGATCTGTTCTTGGCGTTTGAGCCACCTGAGGGTCAATTACGCGAAGTCTTTGAAAATATTGAGGGACCGAAACGTGTCACGTGTCTTTGGGGTAACTCAGAGTCTGGTCTAACCGCGCGAACCTTTCTGCGTCAGGGCGATAAGCTGATCGAGAAAGAGCTTTACCGTGACCTGCACCCAAATCGAGATATCGTTCACGAACTCGACCGCTGGGAGAAATTCGACCTTACAAGAATTCCCGCACCGGCTGGCATCATTCTAATGAATGCAAAGGCGCGCGACGGATCGGGTGATGAGCGCTTGGTTGCCGTTGGAGAAATAGAGCGGTTCGATCCGCAGCCGGGCATCAACGATCCGAGTACACTTTATCTTCCATCATTTGAACGTGTTTACTTGAACGCGATTTATGGAATCAGCCAGGCCTTAACTCTATCGGGTTATGGACCGTTTAGAGATAAGAAGAGTAACCGCAACCGAATGGTTTGGAATCGAATCTCTCTGATTTTCAAACCCGTTGTGACTTTGACCCAAGACGATATGGCATCCATCGCCAAGCGCTTGAGTCCGTGGGCACCTGGGCTTGGCCTAGAAAAAGTTGTCGTCATGGCAAACTTCGTGAAGGAAGGTCAACCTGAAGAAGAAGCACGCTTTATGGCTGTTGAATGGTCCGATCCAACGAGCCGCGGTTCAATGCTTAGTATTGTGAAGCCATGGCAGCGGCCACACAGAGTACTTTCTTCATACGAGCAGCGTGTTGTGGAAGCGCGCCGCGCCAATAAATTCTTTCCTTATGAGCTGGTGCGTACCCTTACGTCAGATGAGACGGGTGCGGGCTTTGGTAAGGGTACTTTTGAAGAGCTGGATTTAAGTGAGGATGGTCAGCGTTTGATCTCCGTGAAGGAACGGCCTTGGGGCGAGAACCAAGCGAACCTGGTTGTGGGTAAGATCAACAACATCCATGCAAGATTCCCGGCAGGTCTCGAGCGTATCTTAATCATCGGTGACCCAACTCGAAGTATGGGAGCGCTGGCTGAACCAGAATGTGCTCGAGTTATCGCGGCGATTGATATGGCCGAAGCTGAAGAGATTCCAGTTGAATGGGTACCTATTTCTTCTGGTGCCAAAATTGCATTTGATTCAGGGACGGAAAACCTCGATTGGACGGCGAGAGTTCTTAAGCGCATTATTCAGTTCACACAAAAAGGTGGTGTGATGAACATCATCGTGGATGGTGTTTGTGTTGGGGCTCAGTCTTATTGGAACGCCGAAGCAACGATGCTTAACCACTGCCGTGGGGCGCTGATCATGACTGGGCAAGGTTGCATGCTGCTAACAGGTAAGAGAGCGCTTGAGTTCTCTGGGTCTGTAGCGGCTCCAACCAACAACGGGATTGGTGGCTTGGAAGATATTATGGGACCGAATGGGGAAGCGCAGTACGCTGCTGCTGACCTCAAAGAGGCTTACGATATTCTATTTAGGCACTACGACTTCACGTATGTTCCACGAGGCAGCAGGTATGTGCCTTTGGTTAATACCGAAGATCCATTGCACAGAGCGTTGAACGCTACACCTTATCTTGGAGAAGAAAGTTTTGACCAAGTAGGGGATATCTTTTCTAGCAGCCGCAACCCGGGCCGCAAGCAGCCGTTTTCGATTCGAGAAGTTATGGGTGCGGTGCTTGACCGTGATGTTGAGC